The genomic stretch GCAAGGTCGCTGCGAAACGCTTCCTGACCGCCGATACCTTCATAGTCGTTGATGAAGTCCCCGGCACCGTACAGGACGAGTTTGCCTCGATACAGCTCGATGCCCTTCACGTGGTGCGACGAATGGCCGTGTACGAGATCCACGCCCGCGGAATCGATCAGTTCATGCGCGAAGTATCGCTGCGAAGCAGGTATGTCGAAATCGAAGTTCTCGCCCCAATGGATCGAAACGATGACGATGTCGGCGGCCTGCCTGACCGCTCGCACCTGCGCGGCGATCGTGCATACGGTGTCAGCTGAAAGATCAGAGAGCCGGTTCACGCCGGGGCGGCCCCGATCGGCGGCCCAGTCCGCGCCCACGCCGCTGCATTCCGTGGCAAAGGCGAAGAGCATCACCCTGCCGCCGCCCGCCAATTCGATCACGGCAGGCGCGGCCGCCTCGACGTCGTCCTGCCCCGCGCCAGCCGTATGAATGCCGGCTGAGCGCAAGGCATTCAGAGTTTCCTTCAACCCGCGATAGCCCCAGTCGAGCACATGATTATTCGCGAGCGCGCAGCAGTCGATTTTCGCGGCGCTCAAGACGGGCGCGTTGGCGGGATGCATGCGATAGTGGATGCCCTTTCCGGGCCATGCGTCCTCGCTGGATGTGACGGCCGTCTCGAGGTTAATGATGCGCGCGGCAGGACTCATGCGCTCCAGTTCGGGCAGCGCATCGTCCCACACGTAGCCGAACGGGACACACTCCGCCAATGGGCCGGTTTTCGCTTCGGCGAGGCTCACATAGTCTCTCGCCGAACGCACATAGGGCTCGTAAAGATGGGGCCGGTTCGGATGCGGCAGGATCTGATCGATACCGCGTCCCAACATCACGTCCCCGCACAGAAACAGCTTGACGCAGTTCATCTTCGCCGGACTGTCCGTCAGTCATATCCGTAGCGTGCCCGAGAGACTGGGACGCCTTGTGGTGAGGCACCCACGCCGCAGGTCAGCCCCGGGACGGCAAATGTATCCGGAAACCTGAACCGATTGTCAGGGCCGACCGGTGCGCCGCAAGTCGCGTTGATCGGCTTCGGCAGGATATTGATCTCGAAGCCGCGGTACTGGACGCTGTCCCACAAGACCATGAGCGTCCCTCGATTCGTTGCCTGCGAGAGATTCATTGGCGCGGGGCCGTCTGTTTTATCCATCGGTTGCCGCCCCGACGAGGCCGTCGATGAAGGTGTGGGCCCGACGTTCACCGTACGAAAAGGCGGAGCCCGGTGACAGGAAGTCGAGCCGTTCCGGAAGAGCTTCGATCGAAGAAACGGTTGCATCAGTCGATACTATCGTCCAGAAAACAGAGTATCGGCGCTCTTTGCCGTTAAGCGAGGTGACGTTTCTGGTGATGACATGGACATCGATATTGAAGCCACGATATGACTTACAGGACTGTGTATCCACGGACTGTCCCTTTCTGGGCAACGATCGTCGCGGCGCTGGACAAGCTGCAGGCGCC from Paraburkholderia hospita encodes the following:
- a CDS encoding CapA family protein, producing MNCVKLFLCGDVMLGRGIDQILPHPNRPHLYEPYVRSARDYVSLAEAKTGPLAECVPFGYVWDDALPELERMSPAARIINLETAVTSSEDAWPGKGIHYRMHPANAPVLSAAKIDCCALANNHVLDWGYRGLKETLNALRSAGIHTAGAGQDDVEAAAPAVIELAGGGRVMLFAFATECSGVGADWAADRGRPGVNRLSDLSADTVCTIAAQVRAVRQAADIVIVSIHWGENFDFDIPASQRYFAHELIDSAGVDLVHGHSSHHVKGIELYRGKLVLYGAGDFINDYEGIGGQEAFRSDLALMYFPTLDLETGTLVELSMTPTQTRHFQINRAPEEGIRWLHETLNRESQPLGATVERRANDTLVLRAGAWAPR